A genomic stretch from Deltaproteobacteria bacterium includes:
- a CDS encoding CBS domain-containing protein, with product MFVGDRMSRRVVTAPPQLPLAEARALLERHHIRQLPVLQGTQLVGIITDRDLRAAPATTRAVRQAMTANPLTIAPDAPVDEAARLLRAHKINALPVIKAGKLSGILTASDVLGAFIELSGVAERTYRIIFRATAGTEGRVRRVIEGARGEIKWLHREHGRARRLHVRLKARRIEDVTAALEGAGFEVSAVVAPPPRRG from the coding sequence ATGTTCGTCGGTGACCGCATGTCGCGCCGGGTAGTCACGGCACCGCCGCAGCTGCCGCTGGCCGAAGCGCGGGCACTGCTCGAGCGCCACCACATTCGCCAGCTGCCGGTGCTGCAAGGCACGCAGCTTGTCGGCATCATCACCGATCGGGATTTGCGCGCCGCCCCCGCCACTACGCGAGCGGTGCGGCAAGCGATGACCGCCAACCCGTTAACCATCGCCCCCGACGCGCCGGTGGACGAAGCCGCGCGCTTACTGCGGGCGCATAAGATCAATGCTCTGCCGGTAATCAAGGCGGGCAAGCTGTCCGGCATTCTCACCGCCAGTGATGTATTGGGCGCCTTCATCGAGCTCTCGGGCGTGGCCGAGCGCACCTATCGCATCATTTTCAGGGCCACGGCCGGCACCGAAGGCCGAGTGCGGCGCGTGATCGAGGGGGCGCGCGGCGAGATCAAGTGGCTGCACCGCGAGCACGGGCGCGCTCGCCGCCTGCACGTGCGCCTCAAGGCCCGCCGCATCGAGGACGTTACCGCGGCGCTGGAAGGTGCCGGCTTTGAGGTCAGCGCCGTGGTGGCACCACCGCCGCGGCGCGGGTGA
- a CDS encoding HNH endonuclease codes for MPADYFTSEVSEEQLRHERAKARELRQSPWWKRRLAAGRCHYCGAAVPPRELTMDHVVPLIRGGRSTKGNLVPACKACNASKQSRLAFEWEPAAAPEGRKP; via the coding sequence ATGCCAGCCGACTACTTCACGTCCGAGGTCAGCGAAGAGCAGCTGCGCCATGAGCGCGCCAAGGCGCGGGAGCTGCGGCAGTCGCCTTGGTGGAAGCGGCGCCTGGCCGCCGGCCGCTGCCACTACTGCGGAGCGGCGGTGCCGCCGCGGGAGTTGACGATGGACCACGTCGTGCCGTTGATCCGCGGCGGGCGCTCGACCAAGGGCAACCTGGTGCCCGCCTGCAAGGCGTGCAACGCCAGCAAGCAGAGCCGCCTCGCTTTCGAATGGGAACCGGCAGCCGCGCCGGAGGGCAGGAAGCCGTAG
- a CDS encoding alpha/beta fold hydrolase, whose product MQRLIDTWFELDRQQQPEHYYAYTRDHWRLALYRYVPRRGSHRTPVLLCHGMSSNRWDMDGPGRISLARHLVRRGYDVWNVELRGAGRSTRPTWWNGKRYNWTFEDYVQHDAPAALQVVLRETGARQVHWVGHSMGGMIAYALLMSPVHDKIASAVTLGSPTMTKVGHPLLDFGVPYRWLLRLLPPRVPVGILARLGFPFAPWIYRGWEHTIRELGWCEGNASLPLLRALMLTAVDDLPASLLREFARWYENKAMHDRYAMFDFTEHLERITAPVLIIAGSKDGLTPVRDLEAVYRRLSSRDKAFRIIGKAQGFAHDYSHADLILGLHAPEDVYPVVVQWLDAHRQTAPRPARASRPARAPRASVSQLHAVAAEAE is encoded by the coding sequence ATGCAGCGCCTGATCGACACCTGGTTCGAACTCGACCGCCAGCAACAGCCCGAGCACTACTACGCCTATACCCGTGACCACTGGCGCTTGGCGTTGTATCGCTACGTACCGCGGCGCGGCAGCCATCGCACCCCGGTGCTGCTGTGCCACGGGATGTCGTCGAATCGCTGGGACATGGACGGACCCGGGCGCATCTCGCTGGCGCGTCACTTGGTGCGCCGCGGTTACGACGTGTGGAATGTCGAGCTGCGCGGCGCCGGCCGCTCGACTCGCCCGACGTGGTGGAACGGCAAGCGCTACAACTGGACATTCGAGGACTACGTCCAGCACGACGCCCCCGCCGCGTTGCAAGTGGTCTTGCGCGAAACCGGCGCGCGGCAGGTGCATTGGGTCGGCCACTCGATGGGCGGCATGATCGCCTATGCGCTCCTGATGAGTCCGGTGCACGACAAGATCGCCAGCGCGGTTACACTCGGCTCTCCGACCATGACCAAGGTCGGGCATCCGCTGCTCGATTTCGGCGTGCCCTACCGCTGGCTGCTGCGCCTGCTGCCGCCGCGGGTGCCGGTCGGCATCCTAGCGCGCCTGGGCTTTCCCTTCGCCCCCTGGATCTACCGCGGCTGGGAACACACCATTCGCGAGCTGGGGTGGTGCGAGGGCAATGCCAGCCTGCCGCTGCTGCGGGCTCTCATGCTGACCGCGGTGGACGATCTGCCCGCCTCACTACTGCGCGAGTTCGCTCGCTGGTACGAAAACAAGGCGATGCACGACCGTTATGCGATGTTCGATTTCACCGAGCACCTCGAGCGCATTACCGCGCCGGTGCTTATCATCGCCGGCAGCAAGGACGGGCTGACGCCGGTGCGCGACCTCGAAGCGGTCTACCGCCGCCTCAGCTCGCGCGACAAGGCCTTTCGGATAATCGGCAAAGCCCAGGGCTTCGCTCACGACTACAGCCACGCCGACCTCATCCTCGGTCTGCACGCGCCCGAGGACGTTTATCCCGTGGTGGTGCAGTGGCTCGATGCCCACCGCCAGACGGCGCCGCGGCCGGCACGTGCCTCGCGCCCAGCACGCGCGCCACGCGCGTCGGTCTCCCAGCTACACGCCGTCGCCGCCGAAGCCGAGTAG